A single Panthera tigris isolate Pti1 chromosome A3, P.tigris_Pti1_mat1.1, whole genome shotgun sequence DNA region contains:
- the YPEL5 gene encoding protein yippee-like 5 gives MGRIFLDHIGGTRLFSCANCDTILTNRSELISTRFTGATGRAFLFNKVVNLQYSEVQDRVMLTGRHMVRDVSCKNCNSKLGWIYEFATEDSQRYKEGRVILERALVRESEGFEEHVPSDNS, from the exons atgggcagaattttCCTTGATCACATTGGTGGTACCCGTCTGTTTTCTTGTGCAAACTGCGATACAATCCTGACCAACCGCTCAGAACTCATCTCTACTCGGTTCACAGGCGCCACTGGCagagcatttctttttaacaag GTAGTTAACCTGCAGTACAGTGAAGTTCAAGACCGGGTCATGCTCACTGGCCGCCACATGGTTCGAGACGTGAGCTGCAAGAACTGCAATAGCAAACTGGGATGGATCTATGAGTTTGCCACTGAAGACAGCCAGCGCTACAAGGAAGGCCGTGTGATCCTGGAGCGCGCTCTAGTGCGAGAGAGCGAGGGCTTTGAGGAGCATGTACCATCCGATAACTCTTGA